One genomic segment of Sanyastnella coralliicola includes these proteins:
- the murA gene encoding UDP-N-acetylglucosamine 1-carboxyvinyltransferase produces MGTFVIEGGHQLSGEIQPQGAKNEALQVISAVLLTPEPVTISNIPNIVDVNKLIDLLQSMGVKVERLAPDTYKFQADDVNMDYLTSEEFKKKGSSLRGSIMIMGPLLTRFGRGFIPRPGGDKIGRRRLDTHFIGFQNLGAQFDFDPKESFYRAHADKLKGAYMLLDEASVTGTANIVMAASMAEGTTTIYNAACEPYLQQLCKMINSMGGKITGLGSNKLIIEGVDYLGGCDHRCLPDMIEIGSFIGLAAMTQSEITIKDVAYDELGVIPSVFKKLGINLERRGDDIYIPSQEVYEIESFIDGSIMTISDAPWPGFTPDLLSIVLVTATQAKGSVLIHQKMFESRLFFTDKLIDMGAQIILCDPHRATVIGLERKQALRGVTMTSPDIRAGVSLLIAALSAEGTSTIHNIGQIDRGYQYIEQRLKNLGAQIERQ; encoded by the coding sequence ATGGGAACTTTTGTCATTGAAGGCGGACACCAACTAAGCGGTGAGATCCAGCCACAAGGAGCTAAGAACGAAGCGCTTCAGGTTATCTCGGCGGTGCTATTGACACCAGAGCCGGTAACCATCTCTAACATACCGAACATTGTAGACGTCAATAAACTCATCGACCTACTCCAATCTATGGGAGTTAAGGTAGAGCGATTGGCGCCTGACACTTATAAATTCCAAGCAGACGACGTCAACATGGACTACCTCACATCAGAGGAGTTCAAGAAAAAAGGATCAAGTCTCCGCGGATCAATCATGATCATGGGGCCACTCCTGACTCGATTTGGACGAGGATTCATTCCACGTCCTGGAGGAGATAAAATTGGCCGTCGTCGTCTCGACACTCACTTCATTGGATTCCAGAACCTCGGGGCACAGTTTGACTTTGATCCGAAGGAGAGTTTCTACCGCGCACATGCAGACAAACTGAAAGGAGCTTATATGCTTCTTGACGAAGCTTCGGTTACGGGTACAGCCAACATCGTGATGGCTGCTTCTATGGCTGAAGGAACAACGACCATTTACAATGCCGCATGTGAACCTTACCTGCAGCAGTTGTGTAAGATGATCAACTCGATGGGAGGTAAAATCACGGGATTGGGATCAAACAAGCTCATCATCGAAGGGGTGGATTACCTCGGTGGATGCGATCACCGATGTCTTCCAGACATGATCGAAATCGGGTCTTTCATCGGGTTGGCTGCCATGACGCAAAGCGAGATCACGATCAAGGATGTAGCCTATGATGAGCTAGGTGTGATTCCAAGCGTCTTCAAAAAATTAGGGATCAATTTGGAGCGTAGAGGCGATGACATCTACATTCCTTCTCAGGAGGTTTACGAGATTGAAAGCTTCATTGATGGGTCGATTATGACCATTTCGGATGCGCCTTGGCCAGGGTTTACTCCTGACTTGTTGTCTATCGTTTTGGTGACAGCAACCCAAGCAAAGGGATCGGTGCTAATCCATCAGAAAATGTTCGAGAGTCGCCTCTTCTTTACCGATAAACTCATTGATATGGGAGCTCAGATCATTTTGTGTGATCCACACCGAGCAACTGTAATCGGACTTGAAAGAAAGCAAGCGTTGAGAGGTGTGACCATGACTTCACCTGATATCCGTGCAGGGGTTTCTCTGTTGATCGCAGCGCTCTCTGCTGAAGGAACAAGTACAATACACAACATCGGACAAATCGATCGAGGATACCAGTACATTGAGCAGCGTTTGAAAAATTTGGGAGCTCAAATAGAAAGACAATAG
- a CDS encoding ABC transporter permease — MSKVGLIIKREYLSRVRKRSFIIMTILGPLLFAGLMAVAIFAVVADSVDHKVLVVDPEGLITRYEDGIGQYLPTCPDCFPERDDYIYRFTDKALADSTFMASDYTLMVSLLPDQYQHKKAELYYKKVPSSIATNVIEGDLEAALERAKVAESSLDYATYKALKVNIQLQKFSIDKGEEYDDSKAGIGMFFAVIIFFFIFLFGAYVMRGVIEEKTNRIVEVIVSSVKPFQLMMGKIIGVGFVAITQVVIWVAFSLIIFTIAGALFESGAFTDTDAMAQVMEQQGGAANMDFETYLSQTDGLSTIIDMNWGYLILMFIVFFVGGYVLYSSLFAAIGAVVDNETDTQQLMMPVMLPLFFAYFIAIMSVNNPEGVAAQVFSIIPFTSPTVMMVRVAVGNVPVWELLLSVVLLIATCFFMVWLAAKIYRTGILMYGKRPTYRELWKWLFYKT, encoded by the coding sequence ATGAGTAAAGTAGGACTGATCATTAAACGCGAGTACCTCAGCCGCGTTCGTAAACGTTCGTTCATCATCATGACGATCTTGGGGCCTTTGCTTTTCGCCGGATTGATGGCGGTGGCCATTTTTGCTGTGGTCGCTGATTCGGTAGATCACAAAGTACTGGTGGTTGATCCAGAAGGATTGATCACGCGTTATGAAGACGGCATCGGACAGTACTTACCGACATGCCCTGATTGTTTCCCTGAGCGTGACGACTATATCTACCGATTCACGGATAAAGCCCTCGCTGATTCTACCTTCATGGCAAGTGATTACACCTTGATGGTGTCTTTGCTTCCTGATCAGTATCAACACAAAAAAGCAGAGCTCTACTATAAGAAAGTCCCGAGTTCAATCGCAACCAATGTGATTGAAGGTGATTTGGAGGCAGCACTAGAGCGAGCTAAAGTGGCTGAATCGAGTCTTGACTATGCTACGTACAAGGCGTTAAAGGTGAATATCCAACTCCAAAAGTTCAGCATTGATAAAGGAGAAGAATACGACGACAGTAAGGCTGGAATTGGAATGTTCTTCGCCGTGATTATCTTCTTCTTCATATTCCTGTTCGGAGCTTATGTAATGCGCGGAGTTATTGAGGAGAAGACGAATCGAATCGTTGAAGTGATTGTGTCTTCTGTAAAGCCATTCCAGCTTATGATGGGTAAGATCATCGGAGTAGGATTCGTTGCGATCACTCAAGTTGTCATCTGGGTGGCCTTTTCACTGATCATTTTCACCATTGCGGGGGCGCTGTTCGAGAGCGGTGCATTCACGGATACGGATGCCATGGCTCAAGTAATGGAACAACAGGGTGGTGCCGCAAATATGGATTTTGAGACCTACCTCTCTCAAACTGATGGGTTGAGCACCATTATCGATATGAATTGGGGCTACCTCATTCTCATGTTCATTGTCTTCTTTGTGGGTGGATATGTACTTTATTCTTCCCTATTCGCAGCCATTGGAGCGGTAGTAGATAACGAAACAGATACGCAGCAGTTAATGATGCCGGTGATGTTGCCGCTCTTCTTCGCATACTTCATTGCGATTATGAGTGTCAACAATCCAGAAGGAGTTGCAGCACAGGTATTCTCCATCATACCATTCACCTCCCCTACGGTAATGATGGTGAGAGTGGCTGTTGGCAATGTGCCCGTTTGGGAACTCCTACTCAGCGTTGTCTTACTGATCGCCACTTGTTTCTTCATGGTATGGTTAGCAGCCAAGATTTACCGCACGGGTATTTTGATGTACGGTAAACGTCCGACCTACCGCGAATTGTGGAAATGGCTATTTTATAAGACATGA
- the rpsL gene encoding 30S ribosomal protein S12: MPTIQQLIRKGRVSKVKPSKSAALNSCPQRRGVCVRVYTTTPKKPNSAMRKVARVRLTNGNEVNAYIGGEGHNLQEHSIVLVRGGRVKDLPGVRYHIVRGALDTAGVEGRNQRRSKYGTKRPKKK, translated from the coding sequence ATGCCGACCATACAACAACTCATCCGTAAGGGGCGCGTAAGCAAGGTAAAGCCTAGCAAATCAGCGGCTTTGAACTCTTGCCCGCAGCGTCGTGGGGTTTGTGTTCGTGTGTACACGACTACACCTAAGAAGCCAAACTCAGCGATGCGAAAAGTAGCACGTGTACGCCTTACCAATGGAAATGAGGTGAACGCTTACATCGGTGGAGAAGGACACAATCTTCAGGAGCACTCAATCGTGCTTGTACGTGGAGGACGTGTAAAGGATCTACCAGGTGTACGATACCACATCGTACGAGGAGCACTCGATACCGCAGGTGTTGAGGGTCGAAATCAGCGTCGTTCAAAATATGGGACAAAGCGTCCTAAAAAGAAATAA
- a CDS encoding DUF4290 domain-containing protein yields the protein MENETPFLPYNSERPDLIIPEYGRNIQQMVDFAVTVEDREERNKVVGAIISVMGQLFPYLRDIEDFKHKLWDHIQIMSGFKLDVDSPYPLPEPETIQSKPDSVDYPEYDIKYGHYGKILERMIDKASAMEDGEEKDAFTKSIADLMKRHYVAYNRRTVEDDLIRKQLVELSNGKLKVPDDYELVSANDVVKLMGTVKNTSSNKGKKGPMKKKKKR from the coding sequence ATGGAGAACGAAACACCATTCCTACCTTATAATAGCGAACGACCAGACCTCATTATCCCTGAGTACGGTCGCAACATTCAACAAATGGTTGACTTCGCTGTGACGGTGGAAGACCGAGAAGAGCGAAACAAAGTAGTTGGAGCGATCATCAGCGTGATGGGACAGCTCTTCCCTTACCTGCGTGACATTGAAGATTTCAAGCACAAGCTTTGGGATCATATTCAAATCATGTCTGGATTTAAGCTCGACGTAGATTCTCCATACCCACTTCCTGAGCCAGAGACGATTCAGTCAAAGCCAGATTCTGTTGACTACCCTGAGTACGACATCAAGTACGGGCACTACGGAAAGATTCTCGAGCGCATGATCGACAAGGCTTCTGCCATGGAAGACGGCGAAGAAAAAGACGCCTTCACCAAGTCAATTGCTGACCTCATGAAGCGCCATTACGTTGCGTACAACCGTCGCACTGTAGAAGACGACTTGATCCGAAAGCAATTGGTAGAGCTTTCGAATGGCAAATTGAAGGTGCCAGATGATTACGAATTGGTTTCTGCCAACGATGTTGTCAAGCTGATGGGTACCGTGAAGAACACCTCTTCAAACAAAGGGAAGAAAGGCCCGATGAAGAAAAAGAAAAAGCGCTAA
- a CDS encoding nucleotide exchange factor GrpE, protein MNTKDQNEKAQAAEAVETQAAETNEEQATEETPELSREEQLEAMVAELKDKYTRLFAEFDNFRKRTAKERIEMLKTASGDVIKEMLPVLDDFDRAAKANEASEDINTVKEGFNLIHHKLKHSLEVKGLKPMDSIGQPFDTEYHEAITNIPAPSEDMKGKVVDVVEKGYFINDAVLRYAKVVVGQ, encoded by the coding sequence ATGAACACGAAAGATCAGAACGAAAAGGCGCAAGCTGCGGAAGCAGTGGAAACACAAGCGGCTGAAACAAACGAAGAACAAGCAACAGAGGAGACTCCTGAGTTGAGTCGCGAAGAACAGCTTGAGGCGATGGTTGCAGAGTTGAAAGACAAGTACACTCGTTTGTTCGCGGAGTTTGACAACTTCCGCAAGCGTACAGCGAAGGAGCGTATTGAGATGCTCAAAACTGCCAGCGGCGATGTGATCAAGGAAATGCTTCCTGTACTCGACGATTTCGATCGCGCAGCTAAAGCGAACGAAGCTTCTGAAGACATCAATACGGTGAAAGAAGGTTTCAACTTGATCCACCACAAACTCAAGCATTCACTTGAAGTGAAAGGACTCAAGCCAATGGACAGCATTGGACAACCGTTCGACACAGAATACCACGAAGCGATTACCAACATCCCTGCTCCATCAGAAGACATGAAAGGAAAGGTTGTAGACGTAGTGGAAAAAGGATACTTCATCAACGACGCTGTACTTCGTTACGCTAAAGTTGTTGTTGGCCAGTAA
- the dnaJ gene encoding molecular chaperone DnaJ: protein MAKRDYYEVLGVSKGATDSEIKKAYRKLALKYHPDKNPDDKEAEEKFKEAAEAYEVLSNAQKKQQYDQFGHDGMRGGFGGGGGGMNMDDIFSQFGDIFGGAFGGGGFGGGFGGGGQRAGRRTKGSNLRIKVKLTLEEVAEGVQKKIKVFKQVPAEGVQYDTCPTCKGTGQVRRVTNTFLGQMATTSTCPTCHGAGKTVTSKPKDADEFGLKREEKIVTIDIPAGVEEGMQLNVRGEGNAGPFGGISGDLLVVIEEIEHDVLKRNGNNLHYDLYLNFVDAAMGASAEVPLVNGRAKIKVDPGTQSGKIVRLRGKGLPSVDSYGNGDLLVNINVWTPQKLSSEEKELLEKLRGSENFKPNPSNKDKGFFQKVKEMFS, encoded by the coding sequence ATGGCAAAGAGAGATTATTACGAAGTACTTGGTGTAAGCAAGGGAGCCACTGATTCTGAGATCAAGAAGGCCTACCGTAAGCTTGCCCTAAAGTACCACCCGGATAAGAACCCTGACGACAAGGAAGCTGAGGAGAAGTTCAAGGAGGCAGCTGAAGCCTACGAAGTCTTGAGCAATGCTCAGAAAAAGCAACAATACGATCAGTTCGGACATGACGGCATGCGCGGTGGCTTCGGCGGCGGCGGTGGCGGCATGAACATGGACGACATCTTCAGTCAGTTCGGAGACATCTTTGGTGGTGCCTTTGGCGGAGGTGGCTTTGGTGGCGGATTCGGTGGCGGTGGTCAACGAGCTGGACGCCGTACCAAAGGATCTAACCTGCGAATCAAGGTAAAACTGACCTTGGAAGAGGTAGCTGAAGGAGTGCAAAAGAAGATCAAGGTCTTCAAGCAAGTTCCTGCCGAAGGCGTTCAATACGATACCTGTCCTACCTGTAAAGGAACCGGTCAAGTTCGTCGTGTGACGAATACCTTCCTCGGTCAGATGGCTACTACTTCTACTTGCCCTACTTGTCATGGTGCAGGGAAGACAGTGACTTCGAAGCCAAAAGACGCCGATGAATTCGGATTGAAGCGTGAAGAGAAAATCGTGACCATCGATATTCCTGCAGGGGTAGAAGAAGGCATGCAGCTCAACGTTCGCGGCGAAGGTAACGCCGGACCATTTGGAGGAATTAGCGGAGATCTTCTCGTCGTGATCGAAGAGATTGAGCACGATGTATTAAAGCGTAATGGAAACAACCTCCACTACGATCTCTACCTAAACTTTGTAGACGCCGCTATGGGAGCTTCAGCCGAAGTACCATTGGTGAACGGCCGCGCAAAAATCAAGGTTGACCCAGGAACGCAAAGTGGTAAGATTGTCCGCCTACGTGGTAAAGGGCTACCTAGCGTTGACAGCTATGGAAACGGAGATTTATTGGTGAATATCAATGTATGGACACCACAAAAACTCTCTAGCGAGGAAAAAGAATTACTGGAGAAGCTAAGAGGTTCGGAGAACTTCAAGCCCAACCCTTCGAATAAGGATAAAGGCTTCTTCCAGAAAGTGAAGGAGATGTTCTCCTAA
- a CDS encoding ABC transporter ATP-binding protein has translation MNALEAISIDKSYANHVALHDVNITVPEKSIFGLLGPNGAGKTSLIRIINRITGPDNGEIKFFGDALNPEHVNQIGYLPEERGLYKKMKVGEQALYLAQLKGMSKFDAKVKLNEWFERLEIGDWWNKKVEELSKGMAQKIQFVTTVLHEPRLLILDEPFSGFDPINTAIVRKEILRLRDQGSTIILSTHNMGSVEEICDSIALINKSRVVLDGSVDEVRRRFNENEFLIRYEGSAVSLANSLWTNYELISNSRDEDEGDNEAIIKLKDERTLNDLLNTLTPNVQILEARPHIASMNDIFIQAVEQSKHTS, from the coding sequence ATGAATGCATTAGAAGCGATTTCTATTGATAAGAGTTATGCGAACCATGTAGCATTGCACGATGTCAATATCACCGTCCCAGAGAAGAGCATCTTCGGTCTCTTGGGTCCAAACGGAGCTGGGAAGACCAGCTTGATTCGCATTATCAATCGAATCACCGGACCAGATAACGGAGAGATCAAATTCTTCGGAGATGCATTGAACCCAGAACATGTGAACCAAATCGGATACCTCCCGGAGGAACGCGGTTTGTACAAAAAGATGAAGGTAGGTGAGCAAGCGCTCTACCTAGCTCAACTCAAAGGTATGTCGAAGTTTGATGCGAAGGTGAAACTCAACGAATGGTTTGAGCGCTTAGAAATTGGAGACTGGTGGAACAAAAAGGTAGAGGAATTGAGTAAGGGTATGGCCCAAAAAATTCAATTCGTTACAACAGTACTTCACGAGCCAAGACTGCTCATCCTCGATGAACCTTTTTCAGGGTTTGATCCGATTAACACGGCGATAGTACGAAAGGAGATCTTGCGACTTCGTGACCAAGGAAGCACCATTATTCTCTCTACACACAACATGGGCAGTGTGGAGGAAATCTGTGACAGCATCGCCTTGATCAATAAATCACGTGTGGTTCTTGACGGTTCAGTAGATGAAGTTCGCCGTCGATTCAATGAAAACGAGTTCTTGATACGATACGAAGGGTCAGCAGTATCCCTCGCGAACAGTTTATGGACTAACTATGAGCTCATCAGCAATTCACGTGATGAGGATGAAGGAGACAACGAAGCGATCATCAAACTGAAGGATGAACGCACTTTGAACGACCTCTTGAATACCCTTACTCCAAACGTTCAGATCCTGGAGGCTAGACCACATATTGCCAGCATGAATGACATCTTCATTCAAGCAGTTGAACAATCAAAACACACGTCATGA
- a CDS encoding peroxiredoxin family protein — MMKLKWIIPAAIICLAAFGFTLQTEDTVNIEAVTPKVGTNIGDLAPEISMTSPDGKTYKLSDLKGQIVLIDFWASWCGPCRRENPNVVRAYEKYQKAKFKDAKGFEVFSVSLDKMSDRWVAAIAQDGLTWDYHVSDLQGWQNEAAGTYGVSSIPMSFLVDQDGVIVAKGLRGMALDQEIDKHVKSFK; from the coding sequence ATGATGAAACTAAAGTGGATTATTCCAGCGGCTATTATTTGTTTGGCTGCTTTCGGTTTTACTCTTCAAACAGAGGACACCGTTAATATCGAAGCTGTGACACCTAAAGTTGGTACCAACATCGGTGATCTAGCTCCAGAAATTTCTATGACTTCTCCAGACGGAAAGACATACAAGCTGTCTGATTTGAAAGGACAGATCGTATTGATCGACTTCTGGGCATCTTGGTGTGGACCTTGTCGTCGTGAGAACCCGAATGTGGTTCGCGCCTACGAGAAGTACCAAAAAGCAAAGTTCAAAGACGCAAAAGGATTCGAGGTATTCTCGGTATCACTTGATAAGATGAGTGATCGTTGGGTTGCTGCCATTGCACAAGACGGTTTGACGTGGGACTACCACGTAAGCGACTTACAAGGATGGCAGAACGAAGCCGCAGGAACTTACGGTGTTAGTTCAATCCCGATGAGCTTCTTGGTAGATCAAGACGGTGTTATCGTGGCGAAAGGACTTCGCGGTATGGCGCTCGATCAAGAAATTGACAAGCACGTAAAGAGCTTCAAGTAA
- a CDS encoding ATP-dependent helicase, with amino-acid sequence MEYLEQLNQEQRKAVEHVDGPLMVIAGAGSGKTRVLTYRIAHLINMGVDPFSILALTFTNKAAREMKERISKIIGDKEAANIWMGTFHSVFARILRMEADRINYPRNFTIYDTQDSRSVIKDVIKSMNLDDKVYKPATVYGRISAAKNNLIGPAEYRANTEVMSEDHQAGRPKMADIYAAYAERCYRAGAMDFDDLLYKTNVLMRDHPDILHRYQHKFQFILVDEYQDTNFAQYLIIKQLGAVHHNVCVVGDDAQSIYSFRGADIGNILNFKRDYPDFAMYKLEQNYRSTKVIVNAANSVIEKNKNQIKKTVWTDNDQGDVISVHRSMSDGDEGRFVAERIFETRNNLQVENKEFAILYRTNSQSRSFEESLRKLNIPYRIYGGLSFYQRKEIKDLLAYYRLTANHADDEALKRVVNYPARGIGKTTMERLTIAASNHKVPIWKVIQNPHEYPSEINGATQGKLRNFATMIESFAAQIETKSAFDLGQHIADSTGLMRELYSDKTPEGVARYENIQELLNGMKEFSDQTDPTDPDAIRTMADFLVDVALLTDADKQDDDDNKVNMMTIHASKGLEFDYVFVVGLEENLFPSQLALNSRDELEEERRLFYVALTRARKQATLTYAITRYRWGQLSQCEESRFIEEIDPRYVHLAAVSARRPEPFGGGNFASARQRFYKPMPSNTQGKTRVSQTNTSSEPIDTEGIVPGAEVEHARFGKGKVLKLEGDAPNIKAIVFFPKAGQKQLLLKFAKLKVL; translated from the coding sequence GTGGAGTACCTCGAGCAATTAAATCAAGAACAACGTAAAGCAGTAGAACACGTAGACGGGCCACTCATGGTTATCGCCGGAGCTGGGTCTGGGAAAACACGTGTCCTCACCTACCGCATCGCTCACCTGATTAATATGGGCGTTGACCCCTTCTCAATCCTCGCACTGACCTTTACGAATAAGGCAGCTCGCGAGATGAAAGAGCGTATCAGCAAAATCATCGGCGACAAAGAAGCAGCAAACATCTGGATGGGAACCTTCCACTCCGTATTTGCTCGCATCCTCCGAATGGAAGCCGATCGTATCAACTACCCGAGGAACTTCACCATCTACGACACGCAAGACAGTCGTTCGGTAATTAAGGACGTCATCAAATCGATGAACCTTGATGATAAGGTGTATAAGCCTGCTACAGTCTACGGACGAATCTCCGCAGCAAAGAACAACTTGATTGGTCCGGCTGAATACCGAGCGAATACCGAAGTGATGTCTGAAGATCACCAGGCAGGCCGACCAAAAATGGCAGACATCTATGCGGCGTATGCCGAACGATGCTACCGCGCCGGAGCCATGGATTTCGATGACCTATTATATAAGACCAATGTCTTAATGCGTGATCATCCAGACATCTTACATCGTTACCAACACAAATTCCAGTTCATCCTTGTAGATGAGTACCAGGATACCAACTTCGCTCAGTACCTCATCATTAAACAACTGGGTGCGGTTCACCACAATGTATGTGTCGTGGGTGACGACGCCCAGTCAATCTACAGCTTCCGAGGTGCCGATATTGGGAACATCCTCAACTTCAAACGAGACTACCCTGACTTTGCTATGTACAAACTCGAGCAGAACTATCGCTCGACGAAGGTCATTGTGAACGCAGCCAACTCGGTGATTGAGAAGAACAAGAACCAGATCAAGAAGACGGTTTGGACTGACAACGATCAGGGAGATGTGATCTCGGTGCATCGTTCTATGTCAGATGGTGACGAAGGACGATTCGTAGCTGAACGCATTTTCGAGACCCGAAATAACCTTCAGGTTGAGAACAAGGAGTTCGCCATTCTCTACCGCACGAATAGCCAGTCGCGTTCATTCGAGGAATCTTTGCGCAAACTCAACATCCCATACCGTATATACGGAGGTCTTTCATTCTACCAACGCAAAGAGATCAAAGACCTCTTAGCATACTACCGCTTGACTGCCAATCACGCTGATGATGAAGCACTCAAAAGAGTGGTGAACTATCCTGCGCGTGGAATTGGTAAAACCACCATGGAAAGACTCACCATCGCGGCGTCAAATCACAAGGTGCCGATTTGGAAAGTCATCCAGAATCCTCACGAATACCCTTCTGAAATCAACGGAGCTACCCAAGGTAAGCTGCGCAACTTCGCCACCATGATCGAAAGCTTCGCTGCTCAAATTGAGACCAAGAGCGCTTTCGACCTCGGTCAACATATTGCTGATAGCACCGGCCTCATGCGTGAGTTGTATTCAGATAAAACACCAGAAGGTGTTGCCCGCTATGAAAACATTCAGGAACTCCTGAACGGTATGAAGGAGTTCTCTGATCAAACGGATCCAACCGATCCGGATGCGATCAGAACCATGGCCGACTTCCTTGTGGATGTGGCATTGTTAACTGATGCTGACAAGCAAGACGATGATGATAATAAGGTCAACATGATGACCATTCACGCATCGAAAGGACTAGAGTTTGATTACGTATTCGTAGTTGGGCTCGAAGAAAACCTATTCCCTAGTCAGCTGGCATTGAACTCGCGCGATGAACTTGAAGAGGAACGCAGGCTATTTTACGTAGCGCTCACGCGTGCTCGCAAACAAGCAACATTGACCTACGCGATTACCCGTTATCGCTGGGGACAGCTTTCTCAATGTGAAGAATCACGCTTTATTGAAGAGATCGACCCTCGATACGTTCACTTGGCGGCCGTCAGCGCACGCAGACCTGAACCGTTCGGAGGAGGTAATTTCGCTTCCGCGCGACAGCGCTTCTATAAACCCATGCCTTCAAATACACAGGGCAAGACAAGAGTATCCCAAACGAATACTTCATCTGAACCGATCGATACCGAAGGAATTGTACCTGGAGCAGAAGTAGAACACGCGCGATTTGGGAAAGGAAAAGTCTTGAAATTGGAAGGCGATGCACCCAACATTAAGGCGATTGTGTTCTTTCCGAAGGCCGGTCAGAAACAATTATTACTCAAATTTGCGAAGCTGAAAGTCCTGTAA